One Antarctobacter heliothermus DNA segment encodes these proteins:
- a CDS encoding acetyl-CoA hydrolase/transferase C-terminal domain-containing protein, giving the protein MSDRPRLFSDPDIAAGAIFDAVGGEVRLALPLGLGKPVPLVNALTRAAIADPKRKLSIFTALTLQRPVPATDIEKRFLEPAMDRLFGAYPPLLYAEMIRDGTLPDNISVSEFFFQAGIWLGTAYAQRQYIAANYTHALHVLIAQKPNVLTQAMPRQEGRFSLSCNADISADLFARRRAGAMDFLAVAEVNNALPFMAGPAEIDGDEIDMVLESDPFELFSAVRRPVSDAQYGIGLHVSRHIVDGGTIQIGIGAIGDAVAHVLMLRDQAALEDIWSVAPFPLSGDGTAPFDKGLYAVTEMLVGGLLALFQAGIIRREVDGASIHAGFFVEARDMYEQLRMMDPERRTKIQMMPVSFTNALYGDEDAKRAARVHARFVNGAMQVSLLGDAMSDSAKPGQVVSGVGGQFNFFEQAFALDDGRAVLTLPATRTSGGKVTSNIVWQLPLTTVPRHMRDIVVTEYGSADLRGQTDEQVILRLIAIADSRFQDDLLQKAKAAGKIAADASVPAAHRTNTPEKLRDWLTPHRKHLLPDFPLGTDFDDIERELLPALGRLGNAAGNSRSLAALMWHSVMSAPHPRESDAMQRMGFRAEPTLTEPLQARALRGALRISGQS; this is encoded by the coding sequence TTGTCTGACCGTCCGCGCCTTTTCAGCGATCCAGATATTGCGGCGGGCGCGATATTCGACGCTGTCGGCGGAGAAGTTCGGCTTGCTTTGCCGCTTGGGCTGGGCAAGCCCGTTCCCTTGGTCAATGCGCTGACCCGTGCCGCCATTGCCGATCCAAAGCGCAAACTGTCGATCTTCACCGCGCTGACGTTGCAACGCCCGGTCCCCGCGACGGACATCGAAAAACGATTTCTGGAACCAGCGATGGACCGGCTGTTCGGGGCCTACCCCCCGTTGCTCTATGCAGAGATGATCCGCGACGGCACCCTGCCGGACAATATCTCAGTGTCGGAATTCTTCTTTCAAGCCGGGATATGGCTTGGCACAGCTTATGCGCAACGCCAATACATCGCCGCAAATTACACCCATGCCCTGCACGTCCTGATCGCGCAAAAACCCAACGTGCTGACCCAAGCGATGCCGCGACAGGAGGGGCGGTTCAGTCTGTCGTGCAACGCGGACATTTCCGCCGATCTGTTCGCACGGCGGCGCGCAGGCGCAATGGATTTCCTTGCCGTGGCAGAGGTCAACAACGCTCTGCCTTTCATGGCTGGCCCGGCGGAAATTGACGGCGACGAGATCGACATGGTTCTGGAAAGCGACCCATTCGAGCTTTTCTCGGCGGTGCGCCGACCAGTCTCTGACGCGCAATACGGCATCGGCTTGCATGTCTCGCGGCACATCGTTGACGGCGGCACGATCCAGATCGGCATAGGCGCGATCGGCGACGCAGTGGCCCATGTGTTGATGTTGCGTGATCAGGCCGCACTGGAGGACATCTGGTCCGTTGCACCTTTTCCTCTGTCTGGCGACGGCACCGCGCCTTTCGACAAAGGTCTGTATGCGGTGACCGAAATGCTGGTTGGCGGTTTATTGGCACTGTTTCAGGCTGGCATCATCCGCCGCGAGGTCGATGGCGCGTCAATCCACGCAGGCTTTTTCGTCGAAGCGCGGGACATGTATGAGCAATTGCGCATGATGGACCCGGAACGCCGCACAAAAATCCAAATGATGCCCGTCAGCTTTACCAATGCGCTATACGGCGATGAAGATGCCAAACGTGCCGCCCGTGTCCACGCCCGCTTTGTCAACGGCGCAATGCAGGTCAGTCTATTGGGCGATGCAATGTCGGATTCCGCAAAGCCCGGTCAAGTGGTCAGCGGCGTCGGCGGACAGTTCAATTTTTTCGAACAAGCTTTTGCGCTGGACGACGGTCGGGCAGTGTTGACCCTGCCCGCGACGCGCACCAGCGGTGGCAAAGTGACGTCCAACATCGTCTGGCAGTTGCCGTTGACCACGGTGCCGCGTCACATGCGCGATATCGTGGTCACGGAATATGGTTCGGCAGATCTGCGCGGCCAGACTGATGAGCAAGTAATCCTGCGCCTGATCGCCATCGCCGACAGCCGTTTTCAGGACGACTTGCTGCAAAAGGCAAAAGCCGCGGGCAAAATTGCCGCCGACGCCTCAGTGCCGGCCGCCCATCGGACCAACACGCCTGAGAAACTAAGGGATTGGTTGACCCCGCACCGGAAACATCTGCTTCCGGATTTTCCACTGGGAACCGATTTTGACGACATCGAACGAGAGCTGCTGCCCGCCCTTGGCAGATTGGGCAATGCGGCGGGCAATTCCCGCAGCCTTGCCGCCCTGATGTGGCATTCGGTTATGAGCGCGCCACATCCGCGCGAAAGCGACGCCATGCAACGCATGGGATTTCGAGCAGAGCCAACTTTGACAGAACCGCTGCAAGCGCGCGCCTTGCGAGGCGCATTGCGAATTAGCGGACAAAGCTAG
- a CDS encoding 3-hydroxyacyl-CoA dehydrogenase NAD-binding domain-containing protein: MKAEVLTFLGETKLELGAAGIPDGNWRTGRDANGILWLALDRAGTGTNTVSEDVIRELDAHIAAAETDLPTALVIRSAKPSGFAAGADITGFDSLSDTGASGLLKQGHDVLDRIEALTCPTICVVHGAALGAGFEIALACDYRIAVDGASFGFPEVLLGLHPGLGGTFRLPATIDPTEAMTMMLTGKTAHTERARSLGIVDVVTQERHVAAAVAAAADGTIEKHEQGLKARALGFDQTRGFAARQMRRQIEKKAPEHHYPAPHALIDLWEEHGGDRSAMQRNEIISFAALLKTETSRNLRRVFFLRQGLKDAGRGTDGIAHVHVIGAGAMGAEIAAMAAIKGKTVSLADLDPKALGQAIKHAAGICRDNHLDDIESRDALDRLMPDPNGYGVARADLIIEAAPEEMAIKEAIYESLRGRMKDGAILASNTSSLSVDELATKAPNAADFAGLHFFNPVSKIDLVEVVKGAETSGATLDRLAAFCGAIGKLPAKITDYPGFVVNRALTPYLMEAMALMEEGVSKEVIDTAALRFGMPMGPVTLADQVGLDIGLHVAESLRENIDKPMAPIFETLRKKVAAGDLGKKSGKGFYDWSNGPPNPDEDLENAPDDLTDRLILPMLDALVEVLRCGVAQTEDDVDAAMILATGWAPFRGGPMHYARLRGTENIVARLKELEATHGPRFTPDKGWLDLV; this comes from the coding sequence ATGAAGGCCGAAGTTCTGACATTTCTGGGCGAAACCAAGCTGGAATTGGGGGCTGCCGGAATTCCTGACGGCAACTGGCGGACAGGCCGCGATGCAAACGGCATCCTCTGGCTGGCGCTGGACAGGGCCGGCACCGGAACCAACACCGTGTCCGAGGACGTGATCCGCGAATTGGACGCCCACATCGCCGCTGCTGAGACTGATCTGCCAACCGCGCTGGTGATCCGGTCGGCCAAACCGTCCGGGTTTGCCGCCGGGGCGGACATAACCGGCTTTGACAGTTTGTCCGACACGGGCGCATCCGGCTTGTTGAAGCAGGGTCATGATGTCTTGGATCGGATAGAGGCGCTTACTTGCCCGACGATATGCGTGGTGCATGGTGCCGCGCTGGGGGCGGGTTTTGAAATCGCGCTGGCCTGTGACTACCGCATTGCGGTGGATGGCGCATCGTTCGGCTTTCCCGAGGTTTTGCTGGGCCTGCATCCCGGCCTTGGCGGCACGTTTCGCCTGCCCGCGACGATCGACCCGACCGAGGCAATGACAATGATGCTGACCGGCAAGACCGCACATACAGAACGCGCAAGGTCTCTGGGTATTGTCGATGTCGTGACGCAAGAACGGCATGTGGCCGCCGCTGTGGCTGCCGCCGCCGATGGTACGATCGAAAAGCATGAGCAGGGTCTGAAAGCGCGCGCGCTAGGATTCGATCAGACACGCGGCTTCGCAGCACGCCAGATGCGCCGCCAGATCGAAAAGAAAGCGCCGGAGCATCACTATCCTGCCCCCCATGCGCTGATTGATCTTTGGGAGGAACACGGCGGTGACCGCTCCGCCATGCAGCGCAACGAGATCATCAGCTTTGCGGCCTTGCTGAAAACCGAGACCTCGCGAAACTTGCGCCGGGTGTTTTTTCTCCGTCAGGGGTTGAAGGACGCGGGGCGAGGCACCGATGGCATCGCCCATGTTCATGTGATTGGTGCCGGGGCGATGGGTGCCGAAATCGCGGCTATGGCTGCTATCAAGGGCAAGACCGTCTCGCTGGCGGATTTGGATCCTAAGGCGCTGGGACAGGCCATAAAACACGCAGCAGGCATCTGCCGGGACAACCATTTGGACGACATCGAAAGCCGTGATGCGCTGGATCGGTTGATGCCCGATCCCAACGGCTATGGCGTCGCTCGCGCAGATCTGATTATCGAGGCCGCGCCCGAAGAAATGGCGATCAAGGAAGCGATCTACGAAAGTTTGCGCGGCCGGATGAAGGACGGCGCAATCCTCGCTTCCAACACATCCAGCTTGTCGGTGGATGAGCTGGCGACAAAAGCACCAAATGCGGCAGATTTCGCCGGTTTGCATTTCTTCAACCCGGTGTCGAAAATCGACCTGGTGGAGGTGGTGAAAGGCGCCGAAACCTCTGGCGCAACACTGGACAGATTGGCGGCCTTCTGCGGCGCTATCGGAAAATTGCCCGCGAAAATAACCGACTATCCGGGCTTTGTCGTCAACCGCGCGCTGACCCCCTACCTGATGGAAGCCATGGCCCTGATGGAAGAGGGCGTATCAAAGGAAGTCATCGACACCGCCGCCCTTCGGTTCGGGATGCCGATGGGGCCTGTCACGCTGGCCGATCAAGTGGGCCTGGACATCGGGCTACATGTGGCGGAATCGCTGCGGGAAAACATCGACAAACCGATGGCCCCGATCTTTGAAACATTGCGAAAAAAGGTCGCCGCCGGAGATTTGGGAAAGAAATCAGGCAAGGGATTTTATGATTGGTCCAACGGCCCGCCGAATCCGGACGAGGATTTGGAGAATGCCCCGGACGACCTGACCGACAGATTGATCCTGCCAATGCTGGATGCCCTGGTCGAAGTGCTTCGGTGCGGTGTCGCGCAAACCGAGGATGACGTCGATGCTGCCATGATCCTCGCCACTGGCTGGGCACCGTTTCGAGGCGGGCCGATGCACTATGCACGTCTCCGCGGCACAGAAAATATCGTGGCCCGACTGAAAGAACTGGAAGCCACCCATGGCCCCCGGTTTACCCCCGATAAAGGGTGGCTGGACCTTGTCTGA
- a CDS encoding acetyl-CoA C-acetyltransferase, with protein MTDNSQQRVYLIDGARTPFLKARGRPGPFTPVDLAVQCGRPLLARQPYDRDLFDLVILGCVNVIADEMNPARVAALRLGLPEKTVAFTVQINCGSGMQSIDTAYRYIRSGDHQMILAGGTEALSHAPLTLRQSAVEWFGQMNAAKGPLEQAKALAGLRPEFLKPVIGLERGLTDPITRLNMGQTAEVLAHRFGIDRRSADTYAMQSHHRLAAAQADGSLDDEVMPAFDRDGTVYSQDDGVRPDSDLDGLAKPKPVFEEPFGQVTAGNSSQITDGASWCILASERAVADHGLTPLAQIVDSEWAGLDPSIMGLGPVLAATPMAQRNELGVDDVDLWELNEAFAAQVLSCLAAWNDDAFCQDVLGLDRAFGQIDRDRLNIDGGAISLGHPVGTSGNRIVLHLANAMKKRGAKRGIATECIGGGLGGAMLLEAVQ; from the coding sequence ATGACCGACAATAGCCAACAGCGCGTTTATCTGATTGACGGTGCACGCACCCCGTTTCTCAAGGCGCGCGGACGCCCCGGCCCCTTCACCCCCGTCGATCTGGCGGTGCAATGCGGTCGGCCGTTATTGGCGCGGCAACCCTATGATCGCGACCTGTTCGATCTGGTGATCCTTGGTTGCGTCAATGTCATCGCTGACGAAATGAACCCGGCCCGCGTGGCGGCGCTGCGTCTGGGCCTGCCAGAGAAAACTGTCGCCTTTACGGTGCAGATCAATTGCGGGTCAGGCATGCAAAGCATCGACACCGCTTACCGATATATCCGCTCCGGCGACCACCAGATGATCCTTGCAGGTGGAACAGAGGCGCTGAGCCACGCACCGCTGACCCTGCGCCAGTCGGCGGTCGAATGGTTCGGGCAAATGAACGCCGCCAAGGGGCCGCTGGAACAGGCCAAGGCATTGGCCGGGCTGCGACCAGAGTTCCTGAAGCCGGTGATCGGTCTGGAACGCGGTCTGACGGATCCAATCACCCGTCTGAACATGGGCCAGACCGCCGAGGTGTTGGCGCATCGGTTCGGCATCGACCGCAGAAGCGCTGATACCTACGCCATGCAAAGCCACCACCGCCTTGCCGCGGCCCAGGCCGATGGCTCGCTGGACGACGAAGTCATGCCCGCCTTTGACCGCGACGGCACGGTGTACTCTCAGGACGACGGCGTGCGGCCCGACAGCGATTTGGACGGGCTAGCGAAACCGAAACCAGTTTTCGAAGAACCGTTTGGCCAAGTCACTGCCGGGAACTCCAGCCAGATCACCGATGGCGCAAGTTGGTGCATCCTGGCCTCGGAACGGGCGGTGGCAGATCACGGCCTTACTCCGTTGGCTCAGATCGTCGACAGCGAATGGGCCGGTCTTGACCCGTCGATCATGGGTCTGGGTCCTGTGCTGGCTGCCACGCCTATGGCTCAGCGCAATGAGTTGGGCGTAGATGACGTCGACCTGTGGGAATTGAACGAAGCCTTTGCCGCGCAGGTGCTATCCTGTCTTGCGGCGTGGAACGACGACGCGTTCTGCCAAGACGTGTTGGGTCTGGACAGGGCGTTCGGCCAGATTGATCGCGACCGGTTGAATATCGATGGTGGTGCGATTTCGCTGGGCCACCCGGTCGGTACCAGCGGCAATCGGATCGTCCTGCATCTGGCAAATGCCATGAAAAAACGCGGTGCCAAACGCGGCATTGCCACGGAATGCATCGGCGGCGGTCTTGGCGGTGCGATGTTGTTGGAGGCTGTGCAATGA
- a CDS encoding acyl-CoA dehydrogenase, with amino-acid sequence MLSTRSKYLTKPIYKWAKAVLPALSQTESEALTAGEVWWEAELFSGNPDWSKLHAVKAPKLDHEEQAFFDGPCRTLCEMIDDWQINQHDGDLPPEVWEFLRDNRFFGMIIPKSYGGLGFSAFAHSEIVRFISTRSVAAAVTVMVPNSLGPGELLHMFGTDAQKDQWLPRLADGTELPAFGLTSAEAGSDASAMTDEGVVCHGQWQGQEVLGIRLNWAKRYITLSPVCTVLGLAFKLRDPDGLLGDTKDIGITCALVPTHLDGVETGRRHIPSSTMFMNGPTTGTDVFIPIDHIIGGQDYAGKGWMMLMSALAAGRGISLPSMGCAAIAFSAHTTGAYARIRQQFNLPIGKFGGIQARLGRLAADAYAMDAARHLTCAGLDEGRALSVISAIMKAHATFRMREAVNDAMDVHSGKAVIDGPSNYLLPLYRAVPIGITVEGANIVTRSLIIFGQGSIRAHPHMLDNMLALQEDDPQMSLEMFDTSLWAHVGHTTRTIFRAWGRALTGGRFAPAPDAGAATPIYRELSRWSAAYALTADFLFLTLGGALKRKEMISGRMGDILSEMYILSAALKRWQDEGRQEADLPLLNYAAATAFQRIQSALDDVITNLPARWAAWVLRFLTWSRQRRQGPDDRLTVACSELIYQPSATRDRIVGAVFEGCNRDGVGTLNTCYAMVVQMAPVMKRLREAGKTPPEALAEGLIGESEKADIDRMTTLVAEVIAVDEYSAEELARLFPDASPTTDDGNDPSTQEAAE; translated from the coding sequence ATGCTCAGTACACGCTCAAAATATCTGACCAAACCGATTTACAAATGGGCCAAGGCCGTATTACCCGCCCTGTCCCAAACCGAAAGCGAGGCGCTGACCGCAGGAGAGGTCTGGTGGGAAGCTGAGCTTTTCTCCGGCAACCCCGACTGGTCGAAATTGCATGCGGTCAAGGCGCCGAAGTTGGATCACGAGGAACAGGCGTTTTTCGACGGTCCCTGTCGCACCTTGTGCGAGATGATTGATGACTGGCAAATCAACCAGCATGACGGCGATTTGCCACCCGAGGTCTGGGAATTCCTGCGCGACAACAGGTTCTTCGGCATGATCATCCCGAAATCCTATGGCGGGCTGGGCTTTTCCGCCTTTGCCCATTCGGAAATCGTACGTTTCATATCGACACGGTCTGTCGCTGCCGCAGTGACGGTCATGGTTCCCAACTCTTTGGGGCCGGGCGAATTGCTGCATATGTTCGGCACAGATGCGCAAAAAGACCAATGGCTGCCGCGCCTTGCTGATGGCACAGAGTTGCCCGCCTTTGGGTTGACGAGCGCCGAGGCAGGGTCGGACGCGTCAGCAATGACCGACGAAGGCGTGGTCTGTCACGGACAATGGCAAGGACAGGAGGTGCTGGGGATACGGCTGAATTGGGCCAAACGCTATATCACGCTGTCGCCCGTCTGCACGGTGCTGGGATTGGCGTTCAAGTTGCGCGATCCGGATGGTTTGCTGGGGGACACCAAGGATATAGGCATTACCTGTGCGCTGGTCCCGACGCACCTTGACGGTGTCGAAACCGGCCGGCGCCATATCCCCTCATCGACAATGTTCATGAACGGTCCGACCACCGGCACCGACGTATTCATCCCCATCGATCACATCATCGGCGGGCAGGATTACGCCGGTAAGGGCTGGATGATGTTGATGTCGGCGCTGGCCGCCGGACGTGGGATCTCACTCCCGTCGATGGGCTGTGCGGCGATTGCGTTCAGCGCCCACACCACGGGGGCCTATGCCCGTATCCGCCAGCAGTTCAATCTGCCGATCGGAAAGTTCGGCGGTATTCAGGCCCGTTTGGGGCGGTTGGCGGCGGACGCCTATGCGATGGATGCCGCACGTCATCTGACCTGCGCCGGTCTGGACGAGGGCCGCGCGCTCTCAGTGATTTCCGCGATCATGAAGGCCCACGCGACCTTTCGTATGCGCGAGGCGGTCAATGACGCGATGGATGTGCATTCCGGCAAGGCCGTTATCGACGGTCCGTCGAACTACTTGCTGCCGCTGTACCGCGCGGTGCCCATCGGAATTACCGTCGAGGGCGCGAATATCGTAACCCGCAGTCTGATCATCTTCGGCCAGGGGTCGATCCGGGCCCACCCGCATATGCTGGATAATATGTTGGCCCTGCAAGAGGATGATCCGCAAATGTCGTTGGAGATGTTTGACACATCGCTGTGGGCGCATGTCGGCCACACCACAAGGACGATTTTCCGCGCTTGGGGTCGGGCGCTGACGGGCGGACGGTTCGCCCCTGCCCCGGATGCTGGTGCGGCAACCCCCATCTATCGTGAACTGTCGCGATGGTCTGCGGCCTATGCATTGACGGCGGATTTCTTGTTCCTGACCTTGGGCGGTGCCCTAAAACGCAAGGAAATGATCAGCGGCCGTATGGGCGATATCCTGTCTGAAATGTATATCCTGTCAGCGGCCCTGAAACGCTGGCAGGATGAAGGTCGCCAAGAGGCTGATCTGCCCTTGCTGAATTACGCAGCCGCGACCGCGTTTCAACGCATCCAGTCCGCGCTTGACGACGTGATCACCAACCTCCCCGCCCGCTGGGCCGCCTGGGTCTTGCGGTTTCTGACATGGTCCCGCCAGCGACGGCAGGGTCCGGATGATCGTTTGACGGTTGCCTGCAGTGAGTTGATTTACCAACCCTCCGCCACGCGAGACCGGATTGTCGGCGCTGTGTTCGAGGGCTGCAACCGCGACGGCGTCGGCACGCTCAACACATGCTATGCCATGGTGGTCCAGATGGCTCCGGTGATGAAACGACTACGCGAGGCAGGCAAAACCCCGCCAGAGGCTCTGGCAGAGGGGCTGATCGGCGAAAGCGAGAAAGCAGATATTGACAGGATGACCACGCTGGTCGCCGAAGTGATCGCCGTGGACGAATACTCGGCCGAGGAGCTGGCACGACTGTTTCCCGACGCCTCACCAACAACAGACGACGGAAACGATCCCTCAACGCAGGAGGCCGCGGAATGA
- a CDS encoding APC family permease, protein MADETSSAEAGGKTKLKRVMGPGLLLLFIVGDVLGTGIYALTGKVADEVGGIVWLPFLVAFVLAAVTACSYLELVTKYPRAAGAALYTHKAFGIHFVTFLVAFAVMSSGITSAATASRAFAENFGESTGMGTGAFGVTAVSLTFIALIAAVNVRGVGESVKMNVAFTCVELTGLVIIILIGAWALAGGQGDFGRAFDFSQAGDKGLFWPVIAATTLAFFAMVGFEDSVNMAEESKNPSRIFPKVLLGGLLITGVIYLLVSITAIALVDAEKLSEGATPLLKVVEAGAPWFPISVFGVITMCAVANSALINMLMASRLLYGMAEERVLPKAFGVVLSGRQTPWIAILFTTALAAGLVTFVGAVPALGGTTALLLLAVFAVVNVAVLVLRKDSVDHDHFTAPAGLPYAGAASCAFFVGPWTGRDPVQYLIAGILIAIGMVLWTGTVFYMKSNKTAPPGGDGMSDLVQ, encoded by the coding sequence ATGGCAGATGAAACTTCAAGCGCTGAAGCGGGAGGAAAGACCAAACTCAAGCGAGTCATGGGGCCGGGTCTGTTGCTCTTATTCATCGTCGGTGATGTCCTTGGCACTGGTATCTATGCCCTGACAGGAAAGGTCGCAGACGAAGTCGGTGGAATCGTCTGGTTGCCGTTCCTCGTGGCCTTTGTGCTGGCTGCGGTGACGGCGTGCAGTTATCTGGAACTTGTGACCAAATACCCACGCGCGGCGGGTGCAGCCCTATACACCCACAAGGCGTTTGGCATCCATTTCGTCACGTTTCTCGTTGCGTTTGCAGTCATGTCCTCGGGGATCACGTCAGCCGCTACCGCGTCGCGCGCGTTTGCCGAGAATTTCGGCGAAAGCACTGGCATGGGAACCGGGGCATTCGGCGTAACGGCGGTCAGTCTGACCTTCATCGCACTCATTGCCGCAGTCAACGTGCGCGGCGTCGGTGAAAGCGTCAAGATGAACGTCGCCTTCACCTGCGTTGAATTGACCGGCCTCGTCATCATCATCCTCATTGGCGCTTGGGCATTGGCGGGTGGACAAGGCGATTTCGGCCGCGCTTTCGATTTCAGCCAGGCGGGTGACAAAGGACTGTTCTGGCCGGTCATTGCCGCGACGACGCTGGCATTTTTCGCAATGGTGGGTTTTGAGGATTCGGTGAACATGGCCGAGGAATCAAAGAATCCGTCGCGGATCTTTCCCAAGGTCTTGCTGGGTGGGTTGCTGATCACCGGTGTCATCTATCTGCTAGTGTCGATTACTGCGATCGCATTGGTTGATGCGGAAAAACTGAGCGAAGGCGCCACTCCGCTGCTCAAGGTTGTCGAGGCTGGAGCGCCATGGTTTCCGATCAGCGTGTTTGGTGTGATCACTATGTGTGCTGTTGCCAACTCGGCGTTGATCAACATGCTCATGGCGTCGCGGCTGCTGTATGGCATGGCCGAGGAAAGAGTGCTGCCAAAGGCGTTTGGCGTGGTGCTGTCCGGACGCCAGACGCCCTGGATTGCCATCCTGTTCACCACCGCGCTGGCCGCTGGGCTGGTCACCTTTGTCGGCGCGGTGCCGGCGTTGGGCGGCACGACGGCGTTGTTGTTGCTTGCGGTGTTTGCTGTGGTCAACGTCGCGGTGCTTGTATTGCGCAAAGACAGCGTGGACCACGACCATTTCACCGCCCCCGCGGGGCTGCCCTATGCGGGAGCGGCCAGTTGCGCGTTTTTTGTTGGTCCATGGACGGGTCGCGACCCGGTGCAATATCTGATCGCAGGGATCCTGATCGCCATTGGAATGGTACTGTGGACGGGGACCGTGTTCTACATGAAATCAAATAAGACAGCCCCACCGGGCGGCGACGGCATGAGCGATTTGGTGCAATGA
- a CDS encoding cytochrome c oxidase subunit II produces the protein MSSCAGRQSVLDPAGIDALSVYDLARVMFIGAIVLWLMVGALFIYATRIRPQEMPRRTAEMVIIGGGLVFPVLLLSGLLVYSLPMMGAQRVADDGMRVHVTAEQWWWRVEYELPGDERIVSANELRLPVGARTGLVLNAKKVIHSFWVPALGGKTDMIPGRETFMSLAPERPGVYRGQCAEFCGASHALMAFETVVMAPQDFAVWLAAEAGDAVPPATPQAIRGARVFAREGCGACHAIRGTAAIGQVGPDLTHIGTRASLAAGTLGTTPEDFARWLGHAEDIKPEVAMPTYDYLSPADLAALVAYLKGLT, from the coding sequence TTGTCGTCCTGCGCGGGGCGACAATCCGTTCTTGACCCCGCAGGCATCGATGCGTTGTCGGTTTATGACTTGGCGCGTGTCATGTTCATTGGCGCAATTGTTCTGTGGCTGATGGTCGGCGCGCTGTTCATCTATGCCACCCGTATCCGCCCGCAGGAAATGCCACGCCGCACCGCCGAGATGGTGATTATCGGCGGCGGCCTCGTGTTTCCGGTGCTTTTGCTAAGCGGACTGCTGGTCTACAGCTTGCCGATGATGGGGGCGCAGCGCGTCGCCGATGACGGGATGCGCGTACATGTCACCGCCGAGCAGTGGTGGTGGCGGGTCGAGTATGAATTGCCGGGCGATGAACGGATTGTATCGGCCAACGAATTGCGGCTGCCGGTCGGCGCGCGCACCGGGCTGGTCCTTAACGCAAAGAAAGTGATCCATTCCTTCTGGGTGCCTGCTCTGGGGGGCAAGACCGACATGATCCCCGGGCGCGAGACCTTCATGTCTTTGGCACCAGAAAGGCCAGGAGTGTACCGCGGCCAATGCGCCGAATTCTGCGGAGCGTCCCATGCGTTGATGGCGTTTGAAACCGTGGTGATGGCACCGCAGGATTTTGCCGTTTGGCTGGCGGCAGAGGCGGGCGACGCTGTGCCGCCCGCGACGCCGCAGGCAATCCGGGGGGCGCGGGTCTTTGCCCGAGAGGGGTGTGGTGCCTGCCATGCGATACGCGGCACCGCCGCCATCGGGCAGGTGGGGCCGGATTTGACCCACATCGGCACCCGCGCATCGCTGGCCGCAGGAACACTGGGCACCACGCCAGAAGATTTCGCCCGGTGGCTGGGTCATGCCGAAGACATCAAACCCGAGGTGGCCATGCCGACTTATGATTACCTCTCTCCCGCCGACCTAGCCGCGCTCGTGGCCTATCTGAAGGGGCTGACATGA